A stretch of Endozoicomonas sp. SCSIO W0465 DNA encodes these proteins:
- a CDS encoding transposase, whose product MTSRGNERKPIYREEVDFNLFLDTLADVCDRFNWVIHSWCLMTNHYHLMVETPDGNLSAGMRQLNGVYTTRFNRRYGRVGHLFQGRYKAILVDKSAYLMELSRYVVLNPVRAKMVDHPADWLWSSYRYTLGEMDSPDWLATDAMLCLFSDDRERACERFVAFVLAGVGINIWLHLKQQIYLGDDRFVSDQQQYIEKSVKGKALSEVPHKQKRKPAKPLEFYRASFDSPAEAVCAAYASGGYTQKAIADFFGLHYSTVSKMVKKVGSYQ is encoded by the coding sequence GTGACTTCACGGGGTAATGAGCGTAAGCCGATTTATCGGGAAGAGGTCGATTTTAATCTGTTTCTTGATACGTTGGCTGATGTTTGTGACCGCTTTAACTGGGTGATTCATTCCTGGTGTTTGATGACCAATCATTATCATCTGATGGTGGAAACGCCGGACGGTAATCTTTCGGCGGGTATGCGACAGCTTAATGGTGTTTATACCACTCGGTTTAATCGCCGCTATGGGCGGGTTGGGCATTTGTTTCAGGGGCGCTACAAGGCCATTCTGGTGGATAAATCAGCTTACCTTATGGAGTTGAGCCGCTACGTGGTGTTGAACCCGGTTCGGGCCAAAATGGTGGATCATCCCGCCGACTGGCTGTGGAGCAGTTACCGTTATACCCTCGGCGAAATGGATTCTCCAGACTGGTTGGCGACGGATGCGATGTTATGTCTGTTCTCTGATGACCGTGAACGAGCCTGCGAACGGTTTGTTGCGTTTGTGCTGGCGGGTGTTGGCATCAATATCTGGCTACACCTGAAGCAGCAGATCTATCTGGGGGATGACCGTTTTGTTTCCGATCAGCAGCAGTATATTGAAAAGTCGGTTAAGGGTAAGGCTCTCTCTGAAGTCCCACACAAGCAGAAACGGAAACCGGCAAAGCCCCTTGAGTTTTATCGTGCCAGTTTTGATTCTCCAGCGGAGGCGGTTTGTGCTGCGTATGCCTCCGGTGGTTATACCCAGAAGGCCATCGCGGATTTTTTTGGGCTGCACTATTCCACGGTGAGTAAGATGGTTAAGAAAGTGGGCAGTTATCAGTAG